The Ornithinimicrobium sufpigmenti genome includes the window GTCGTGCGTGGCCATGAGCACGGTGGTACCGGTGCGGTTGATCCGCTCCAGGATGGCCACGATCTCCTGGCTGGTGTCCGGGTCGAGGTTGCCGGTCGGCTCGTCGGCGAGCAGGATCGGCGGCTTGTTGACCATCGCCCGCGCGATGGCAACCCGCTGCTGCTCACCGCCGGACAGCTCGTGCGGGAGCCGCCTGCCCTTGTCCTCCAGCCCGACGAGCGCGAGCGTCTCGGGGACACGGCGGCGGATCTCGTGCCGGCTGGCGCCCAGGACCTGCAGCACGTAGGCGATGTTCTGGTGCACGGTCTTGCCCGAGAGCAGCCGGAAGTCCTGGAAGACGGTGCCGATCTGGCGCCGCAGCAGGTGCACGCGGCGGTGCGGCAGGGCCCCGAGGTCGTGCCCGGCCACCAGCACCCGCCCACTGGTCGGCTCCTGCTCCAGGATCACCAGGCGCAGGAGGCTGGACTTCCCCGAGCCGGACTGGCCGACGACGAAGCAGAACTCCCCCCGCAGCACGTCCAGGTCGACCTCGCGCAGCGCCCAGGGGTCACCTTTGGCATAGCGCAGGCTGACCTGTTCGAGGGTGATCATGGGGGGGGACGGCTCCGTGACTACCGATGACGTTGGGACGTATGTGTCGGCTGTGACAACGAGAACACGGTAGCCCAGAAGGCGCCGGAGTCAAGGAAGGCGCGAGCGGGCTTCGCCGATCCCGCGCACTATGGTCAGCGACATGGACCTCGACCTCAGCCCCCACGGTCCGGCCCCCTGGATGGATCCGGCGCACTACTGGCCCGCACTGTCCGCCGCCGTGACCGGCCGCGGCTACCCGCTGGTCACGGTCGACCTCACCGCGTTGGAGGGCAATGCCGCCGACCTGGTGCGGCGAGCGGGCGGGATGACCATCCGGGTGGCCAGCAAGTCGGTGCGCTGTCGTCCGGTGGCGGAGGCGGTCCTGGCCCTGCACGGGTATGCCGGCCTGCTGGCCTACTCGCTCCCGGAGGCGGTCTGGGCCGCCGGTTGGTGCGAGGACGTCCTCATGGGGTATCCCACCACCGACCAGACCGCCATCGCCGAGCTGCTCGACGACGACCTGGCGCTGGCTCGCGTCACGCTGATGATCGACTCGACCGACCATCTGGACGCCGTTGACGCGGTCCGTCCGGCTCGGGAACGGCCCGAGGTGCGGGTCGCCATCGACCTCGACCTGGCCTACGAGCCGCCCCGGGCCGGCCGGGTCACCGGACGGGTCGGTGTGTACCGCTCCCCGGTCGCCGCCGCCGAGCAGGCGCAGGAGCTGGCCCGCACGGTGGTGGACCGGCCCGGGTTCCGGCTGGTCGGGGCCATGGGGTACGAGGCCCAGATCGCCGGCGTGGGTGACGCGCTGCCCCCTACCCCGCCGGGGCTCCGCCACGGGCCGCGGGCCCTGGTCGAGCACGCCCGGACGCTGGTGCTGCGTCGCCTGCAGGCCGACTCCTGGGTCGACGTGGTGCACCGGCGGGCCGCCATGGTCGCCGCCGTCAGCGAGGTGGCGGAGGCGGCCGGCACACCCCTGGAGATGGTCAACGGGGGCGGCACGGGCTCCGTGCACCTCACCCGCGACGACCCGTCGGTGACCGAGATCGCGGCCGGCTCTGGACTTTTCGGGCCGGGGCTCTTCGACCGCTACCGCGC containing:
- the ftsE gene encoding cell division ATP-binding protein FtsE yields the protein MITLEQVSLRYAKGDPWALREVDLDVLRGEFCFVVGQSGSGKSSLLRLVILEQEPTSGRVLVAGHDLGALPHRRVHLLRRQIGTVFQDFRLLSGKTVHQNIAYVLQVLGASRHEIRRRVPETLALVGLEDKGRRLPHELSGGEQQRVAIARAMVNKPPILLADEPTGNLDPDTSQEIVAILERINRTGTTVLMATHDTTIVDQFRKRVVQLHDGRVVRDQAEGGYRQAVEP
- a CDS encoding alanine racemase: MDLDLSPHGPAPWMDPAHYWPALSAAVTGRGYPLVTVDLTALEGNAADLVRRAGGMTIRVASKSVRCRPVAEAVLALHGYAGLLAYSLPEAVWAAGWCEDVLMGYPTTDQTAIAELLDDDLALARVTLMIDSTDHLDAVDAVRPARERPEVRVAIDLDLAYEPPRAGRVTGRVGVYRSPVAAAEQAQELARTVVDRPGFRLVGAMGYEAQIAGVGDALPPTPPGLRHGPRALVEHARTLVLRRLQADSWVDVVHRRAAMVAAVSEVAEAAGTPLEMVNGGGTGSVHLTRDDPSVTEIAAGSGLFGPGLFDRYRAFAPAPAAAFALPVVRRPAADIATVAGGGWIASGPPGPDRVPTVTWPREVELISHEGVGEVQTPLRGEGARDLAVGDLTWWRHAKAGELAEHTNALVLVRSRVQDGEVVAEVEETVPTYRGEGKAFG